Proteins found in one Triticum aestivum cultivar Chinese Spring chromosome 4D, IWGSC CS RefSeq v2.1, whole genome shotgun sequence genomic segment:
- the LOC123100028 gene encoding guanosine nucleotide diphosphate dissociation inhibitor At5g09550 has protein sequence MDEEYDVIVLGTGLKECILSGILSVDGLKVLHMDRNDYYGGESTSLNLAKIWKRFKGSDTTPDHLGVSKEYNVDMVPKFMMANGALVRVLIRTSVTKYLNFKAVDGSFVYNNGKIHKVPATDVEALKSNLMGLFEKRRARKFFIYVQDYEEDDAKSHEGLDLHKVTTRELISKYGLEDDTVDFIGHALALHRDDNYLDEPAIDTVKRMKLYAESLARFQGGSPYIYPLYGLGELPQAFARLSAVYGGTYMLNKPECKVEFDESGKAFGVTSEGETAKCKKVVCDPSYLPDKVKKVGRVARAICIMKHPIPDTKDSHSVQIILPKKQLKRKSDMYVFCCSYAHNVAPKGKFVAFVSTEAETDKPEIELKPGIDLLGPVEETFFDMYDRFEPVNAAEEDNCFLTTSYDATTHFETTVKDVLALYSKITGKELDLSVDLNAASAGENDAA, from the exons ATGGATGAGGAGTACGACGTGATCGTGCTGGGGACGGGGCTCAAGGAGTGCATCCTCAGTGGCATCCTCTCTGTCGATGGCCTCAAG GTTCTTCACATGGACAGGAATGACTACTACGGTGGAGAATCTACATCCCTGAATCTGGCCAAG ATCTGGAAGAGATTCAAAGGCAGCGACACCACTCCTGACCATCTGGGTGTCAGCAAGGAGTACAATGTCGACATGGTGCCCAAG TTCATGATGGCCAACGGTGCATTGGTCCGTGTCTTGATCCGCACGAGCGTGACAAAGTATCTGAACTTCAAGGCCGTCGATGGCAGCTTCGTCTACAACAACGGGAAG ATCCACAAAGTCCCTGCGACAGATGTTGAAGCCTTGAAATCTAACCTAATGGGCCTGTTTGAAAAGCGCCGCGCTAGGAAGTTCTTCATTTATGTTCAGGACTACGAAGAGGATGACGCGAAATCACACGAAGGCCTAGATCTGCACAAAGTCACGACGAGGGAACTCATCTC CAAATATGGACTGGAGGATGACACAGTTGACTTTATTGGTCATGCATTGGCACTTCACCGGGATGACAACTATCTCGATGAGCCTGCAATTGACACTGTCAAGAGAATGAAG CTTTATGCGGAATCATTGGCGCGCTTCCAAGGTGGATCACCTTATATCTACCCCTTGTATGGGCTAGGAGAGCTCCCTCAG GCCTTTGCTCGTCTGAGCGCTGTTTATGGTGGCACATACATGCTCAACAAACCAGAATGCAAG GTTGAGTTCGATGAGAGTGGTAAAGCATTTGGTGTGACATCCGAAGGGGAGACCGCGAAATGCAAGAAGGTTGTTTGTGATCCCTCATACTTGCCTGACAAG GTGAAGAAGGTTGGAAGGGTGGCGCGTGCCATATGCATAATGAAGCATCCAATTCCTGACACCAAAGATTCTCACTCCGTGCAGATTATCCTCCCAAAGAAACAGCTGAAGCGCAAATCAGACAT GTACGTGTTCTGTTGCTCGTACGCTCACAACGTTGCGCCGAAAGGCAAGTTCGTCGCCTTTGTGTCGACTGAAGCTGAGACCGACAAGCCCGAGATCGAGCTGAAACCCGGGATCGACCTGCTCGGCCCAGTGGAGGAGACATTCTTCGACATGTACGATCGATTCGAGCCTGTTAACGCTGCTGAGGAGGACAACTGCTTCTTGACAACT AGCTACGACGCGACCACGCATTTTGAGACAACGGTGAAGGATGTGCTCGCCTTGTACAGCAAGATCACTGGAAAG GAACTTGATCTTTCCGTGGATCTGAATGCTGCCAGTGCCGGTGAAAACGATGCCGCTTGA